From Faecalicatena sp. Marseille-Q4148:
GATAATAATGTACCGCCGTATCACGGAAAGAAATTTGCAGCGCGCCTTCAGGAATTGAATCAGAGCGATGCACCAATTCTGCTGAGAGTTCTAAAGGATGGAAGTCATGACAGAGGAGCCGGCGAGGTATTCTGGAGAACAACGGCAGAGATGCAGCTTTTTGTAGATGAATATATTGCATACAGGGAGAACGAAAGATGAAGAAAATTTTGATGATTGGAACCGGAGGAACGATTGCTTCCAGACAGACAGATCAGGGACTTGCTCCGGGACTGACGCCGGAAGATCTCATTTCTTATATTCCGGAAGTAGAATCTGTCTGTGAAGTCAGTACTGTTCAAATCTGTAATGTGGACAGCACGAATATCACACCGGAACATTGGAAATTGATGACAAAAACCATTGAAGAGAATTACTATAGCTATGACGGATTTGTAATTTGTCATGGAACGGATACGCTGGCTTACACTGCGGCAGCTCTTTCGTACATGATTCAGAATTCTGCAAAGCCGATTGTCATTACCGGCGCACAAAAACCTATGAATATGGACGTGACAGATGCTAAGACGAATTTGCTTGACAGTTTTATCTATGCCTCAGATGATGATTCTCAGGATGTGACGATTGTATTTGACGGTAAAGTTATTGTTGGAACAAGAGCGAAGAAAGAGAGAGCGAAGAGCTATAATGCATTTTCCAGTATTAATTTTCCGTATCCGGCAGTCATACAGGATCACAGAGTTATTCGGTATATTCCGTCAGTACCGTATAAAAAACGGGTAGAATTTTACTATGATATGAAAGACAGCATTTGTGTCATGAAGATGATTCCGGGAAGTAAACCGGAGATTCTTTCCTACCTATTTGCAAATTATGATTGTATCGTAATTGAAAGCTTTGGAGTGGGCGGCATTCCGGCAACAATTATGGAAGAATTCTATCATCAGATGAAAGAATGGCAGCAAAAAGGGAAATATGTTGTGATGGCCACCCAGGTTGCGAATGAAGGAAGTAACATGGAAGTGTATGAGGTTGGACAGAAGGTAAAGAAAGATTTTGATCTGATCGAAGCTTATGACATGACGCTGGAGGCAGTAATTACGAAAATGATGTGGCTGATGGGAATTCCGGGGCTGAGCTATCGTCAGGTACAGGAAGCATTTTATCAGACTGTGAATCAGGATATTTTGTTTCCAAGTATTCGGAAGAAATTTTCGTAAATCGTATGGAAGCGGACAAAAACTCTGCTTCAGGTAAAAGTACATATAAATAAGAATAAGAAAAAGAACTGACAG
This genomic window contains:
- a CDS encoding asparaginase gives rise to the protein MKKILMIGTGGTIASRQTDQGLAPGLTPEDLISYIPEVESVCEVSTVQICNVDSTNITPEHWKLMTKTIEENYYSYDGFVICHGTDTLAYTAAALSYMIQNSAKPIVITGAQKPMNMDVTDAKTNLLDSFIYASDDDSQDVTIVFDGKVIVGTRAKKERAKSYNAFSSINFPYPAVIQDHRVIRYIPSVPYKKRVEFYYDMKDSICVMKMIPGSKPEILSYLFANYDCIVIESFGVGGIPATIMEEFYHQMKEWQQKGKYVVMATQVANEGSNMEVYEVGQKVKKDFDLIEAYDMTLEAVITKMMWLMGIPGLSYRQVQEAFYQTVNQDILFPSIRKKFS